One window of Phoenix dactylifera cultivar Barhee BC4 chromosome 5, palm_55x_up_171113_PBpolish2nd_filt_p, whole genome shotgun sequence genomic DNA carries:
- the LOC103710321 gene encoding LOB domain-containing protein 12-like, with translation MASRSRSPAPCAACKLLRKRCSEACIFIPYFPPTEPEKFAAVHRVFGARNASKMLKVFPTEPSYADIPANFREDAVISMVYEANARLRDPVYGCVASIAAFQIQNSQLQRELTNALAENIALKSQLSEAQFLLAHLSTSHT, from the exons ATGGCATCGAGGTCTCGTTCTCCTGCTCCTTGTGCAGCATGCAAGCTACTTAGAAAGCGTTGCTCAGAGGCCTGCATCTTCATTCCCTACTTCCCACCAACCGAGCCTGAAAAGTTTGCAGCTGTGCACCGGGTTTTTGGAGCTAGAAATGCAAGCAAAATGTTGAAGGTATTTCCAACAGAACCTTCTTATGCT GATATACCAGCTAATTTCAGGGAAGATGCAGTCATCAGTATGGTTTACGAAGCAAATGCAAGGCTTCGGGACCCTGTCTATGGTTGTGTCGCTTCTATTGCTGCATTTCAGATTCAAAATTCTCAGCTACAGAGGGAGTTAACTAATGCCTTGGCCGAGAACATCGCACTAAAAAGTCAGCTATCTGAGGCACAGTTTTTGTTGGCGCACTTGAGCACTTCGCACACTTGA
- the LOC103710304 gene encoding O-glucosyltransferase rumi homolog, with translation MQRDQSKLGLGINPVVSAGATIFRQLKKSRKSSLAGSSTGGAVLLFFLIVLLLGAFISARWINDSDIRSITATATETQILIVTPTTTLQQAPPPQPLPPKPKPKQKPKPKPKPLIIPFSCPTGNQNLTDICPSTPLPPPLSDDASLPPSPSCPGYFRWIHEDLRPWKSTGITQEMVERARRTANFRLVILDGRAYVEYYRPSFQTRDVFTLWGILQLLRRYPGRIPDLELMFDTVDWPVILARDYRCRNASAPPPLFRYCANDLTLDIVFPDWSFWGWPEINIKPWEALQRELKEGNERVRWMDREPYAYWKGNPVVAPTRQDLLKCNVSEAYDWNARLYAQDWFKETTGGFKESDLASQCIHRYKIYIEGTTWSVSEKYILACDSLTLLVNPRFYDFFTRGLMPVQHYWPVQSDNKCRSIKFAVDWGNSHKQKAHAIGKEASSFIQEKLKMEYVYDYMFHLLSEYAKLLRYKPTRPPNAVELCSEYMACPAEGLEKKFMMDSMVKSPHDSAPCTLPPPFSPVELKISARRKTNAIKQVEFWEQRAWESQKSRPMQ, from the exons ATGCAGAGGGATCAGAGCAAGCTGGGATTGGGAATAAATCCAGTGGTATCGGCGGGGGCGACGATTTTCCGGCAGTTGAAGAAGAGCCGGAAGAGCTCGTTGGCGGGGAGCTCGACGGGCGGCGCGgtgcttctcttcttcctcatcgTCCTCCTCCTTGGCGCCTTTATTTCAGCTCGCTGGATTAACGACTCG GACATTAGAAGCATAACAGCCACTGCTACCGAGACTCAGATTCTGATCGTAACTCCCACCACCACCCTCCAGCAAGCCCCACCACCCCAACCTCTCCCCCCAAAACCAAAACCCAAACAAAAACCCAAACCAAAACCCAAACCACTCATAATACCATTCAGCTGCCCAACTGGCAACCAGAACTTAACCGACATCTGCCCTTCAACACCACTGCCACCTCCGCTTTCCGACGACGCCTCCCTCCCCCCTTCCCCCTCATGCCCGGGCTACTTCCGGTGGATCCACGAGGACCTCCGCCCGTGGAAGTCGACAGGCATCACCCAAGAAATGGTCGAAAGAGCCCGAAGGACTGCCAACTTCCGGCTTGTCATCCTTGACGGTCGGGCCTACGTTGAGTACTACCGCCCCTCCTTCCAGACCAGGGATGTCTTCACTCTCTGGGGTATCCTCCAGCTCCTCCGCCGCTACCCGGGCCGCATCCCGGACCTTGAACTCATGTTCGACACCGTCGACTGGCCTGTCATCCTAGCCCGGGACTACCGCTGCAGGAACGCATCGGCGCCGCCACCTTTGTTTCGATACTGCGCCAATGATTTGACACTCGATATCGTCTTCCCTGACTGGTCCTTCTGGGGTTG GCCGGAGATCAACATAAAGCCATGGGAGGCGCTGCAGAGGGAGCTGAAGGAAGGGAATGAGAGAGTGAGGTGGATGGATAGAGAGCCTTATGCCTACTGGAAGGGAAATCCAGTGGTGGCCCCCACCCGGCAGGATCTTCTTAAATGCAATGTATCTGAAGCTTATGATTGGAATGCTCGGCTCTATGCCCAG GATTGGTTCAAAGAGACTACGGGAGGGTTCAAGGAATCAGATTTGGCCAGCCAATGCATTCATAG GTACAAGATTTATATTGAGGGGACAACATGGTCAGTGAGCGAGAAGTATATTCTGGCATGCGACTCACTGACACTGCTGGTGAATCCAAGGTTCTATGACTTCTTCACAAGAGGGCTGATGCCGGTGCAGCATTATTGGCCGGTGCAGAGCGACAACAAGTGCAGGTCCATCAAATTTGCCGTTGATTGGGGCAACTCTCACAAGCAAAAG GCACATGCTATAGGGAAGGAGGCAAGCagcttcattcaagagaaaCTGAAGATGGAATATGTCTACGATTACATGTTCCATCTGTTAAGCGAATATGCGAAGCTCTTGAGATATAAGCCTACAAGACCACCCAATGCCGTGGAATTGTGCTCCGAGTACATGGCTTGCCCTGCAGAAGGTCTTGAGAAAAAGTTTATGATGGACTCCATGGTGAAGTCTCCTCATGATTCAGCCCCATGCACGCTCCCTCCACCCTTCAGTCCAGTGGAGCTCAAGATTTCAGCGAGGAGGAAAACTAATGCCATAAAGCAAGTGGAGTTCTGGGAGCAGAGAGCTTGGGAGAGTCAAAAGAGTAGGCCAATGCAATAA
- the LOC103710302 gene encoding heavy metal-associated isoprenylated plant protein 39-like, producing MAQQKVVLKILAMNDEKTKQKAIEAAAEIYGIDSIAADLKEQKMTIVGEMDTVAIAKKLKKIGKIDIISVGPAKEEKKEEKKEEKKEEKK from the exons atGGCACAG CAAAAGGTAGTGCTGAAGATTCTGGCCATGAATGATGAGAAGACAAAGCAGAAAGCAATAGAGGCTGCCGCCGAGATCTATG GCATTGATTCAATAGCTGCTGATCTGAAGGAACAGAAGATGACCATTGTAGGCGAGATGGACACGGTGGCAATTgcaaagaagttgaagaaaataGGAAAGATCGATATCATATCAGTAGGGCCagcgaaagaagaaaagaaagaggagaagaaagaagaaaagaaagaagagaagaaatag